The following are from one region of the Syntrophales bacterium genome:
- the gmhB gene encoding D-glycero-beta-D-manno-heptose 1,7-bisphosphate 7-phosphatase, translating to MKKHTAVFLDRDGTINEEVGYLGDLEKLNIYPNSFEAIRLINESGMKAVVISNQSGVARGYFSEDFVNTVHSRINETLQENGARIDRFYFCPHHPTEGKGHYLKSCDCRKPKTGMLIKASEELNIDLFRSYMVGDAAKDIELANRSGVMGILVKTGYGKNVISSDVEPSYIAEDILDAVNWIMKDRKK from the coding sequence ATGAAAAAACACACCGCGGTTTTCTTGGACAGGGATGGAACAATAAATGAAGAGGTGGGATATCTTGGCGACCTCGAAAAACTGAACATTTACCCCAATTCCTTCGAAGCAATAAGATTAATTAACGAAAGCGGGATGAAGGCGGTGGTTATCTCAAACCAGTCCGGGGTGGCCAGAGGATACTTCAGCGAGGATTTTGTAAATACCGTACATTCTCGTATCAATGAAACCCTTCAGGAAAATGGAGCCCGCATAGACCGATTTTATTTCTGTCCACACCACCCGACCGAGGGGAAAGGGCACTATCTGAAATCATGTGACTGTAGAAAACCCAAAACAGGGATGCTTATCAAAGCCTCCGAAGAACTGAACATTGATCTGTTTCGCTCCTATATGGTGGGCGACGCGGCAAAAGACATAGAATTGGCAAACAGAAGCGGTGTCATGGGAATACTGGTAAAGACCGGCTATGGAAAGAACGTAATATCTTCTGATGTTGAACCTTCCTATATCGCCGAGGATATCCTGGACGCGGTAAACTGGATAATGAAGGACAGGAAAAAGTGA